The candidate division KSB1 bacterium sequence AGCGTGTCGAGCGCCGCATACAGATCGCGCGGCAGGGTGGAGGGAAGTGCATAGGCATTGCCTTCAACCGGCGCTTTCGGCTCGGTTTTTTCTTGCATCCCCAAATAGCCGATGGCAAGCGCGGCGGCGATGACGAGATAGGGATTGGCATCCGCGCCGGGCGTGCGGATTTCCAAACGGCAGGCATTGCCGTGCGCCGGGGGCAATCGCAATGAAACGGTGCGATTATCCACGCTCCAAGAGTCATTGACCGGCGCGTAAGAACCCGGGCGCAGCCGTTTGTACGCATTGATCGTCGGTGCAAAAAACGCCGCGGCCGGATTGAGATATTTTTGGCAACCACCGAGGAAATGCAGCAATTCCTTTGGCAAAGCAGTGAGACGAGGTTCGGAAAAAGCGAAAATGTTTTTGCCCTCTTTCCATAAACTTACATGCAAATGAAAACTCGAGCCGGCAATATCCGCGAACGGCTTGGCCATGAACGTCACGTGATAGCCGAGCTGTCGCGCCGTTTCTTTCACCATGTTGCGAAAGAGAAAGGTATGGTCGGCCATTGCCAGCGCGGCTTCGTAACGTAGATTGATCTCGAATTGTCCGGGCGCATATTCGGAAAGCGTCGCTTCCAGCGGAATCCCCATCGTCTGCGCGTGGCGCTCAAACGCTTCGATTGGTGTTTCAGTTTCGACCAGATTGGCGATGCTGTAAGCTTGCAAGCCCTCGGTGGTGGGCGCGAGCGTGTCGCCGTGCAAGAGATAAAATTCCAGCTCGGAGGCGACTTTGGCTTCGCAGCCATCTTCCGCCAGCCGGGCGATGACATTTTTCAGTACATTGCGCGGCGCGGCAAAAAACGGCTTGTTATCAGCGGCCACGGCATCGACGATCACTTGCGCGGTGTTGGCTTTCCAGGGAACAAGCGTGAGTGTGGAGAGATCAGGAACGGCGATGAAATCCGGATCGCCGTGTTCCCACAACAGGCCGGTTTCGGGGATGGTTTCGCCTTCGATATCCATTGCAAAAATCGACGTGGCAAAGCCGAAGCCGGAAGTGAGGCTTTTGAGAAACATTTCGACGGGAACGACCTTGCCGCGGGTGATGGCGTTTTGATCGGCAAAGACCAGGCGCACGTTTTTGATCTCGTGCGCGCGGATAAATTCATGAACGTGTTGATACTGGATTTCGTTGGTAACGATAGCCATTGAAAGTCTTCTGTATTTTGGGTCTTTGACAACCACAATATAATACGCGAAGGCTTCACTTCAAAATTTTAAAGAGGGAATTTCATCATGTTCAACTCGCGATTTTTTTCGGCTGGCCACTTCCTGAGCAAAATTCTTGAAAATCGCCAGCGAAAACTCATCCACCTCCCACGTGCGCTCGGGATGCCATTGCACGCCGAAAATGTAATGCGCGTCGAGATTTTCATTTTGCACGGCTTCAATGATGCCGTCCGGCGCCCAGGCGATGGGAACCAGGCCTTTGCCGAGTTCTTTG is a genomic window containing:
- a CDS encoding glutamine synthetase family protein — protein: MAIVTNEIQYQHVHEFIRAHEIKNVRLVFADQNAITRGKVVPVEMFLKSLTSGFGFATSIFAMDIEGETIPETGLLWEHGDPDFIAVPDLSTLTLVPWKANTAQVIVDAVAADNKPFFAAPRNVLKNVIARLAEDGCEAKVASELEFYLLHGDTLAPTTEGLQAYSIANLVETETPIEAFERHAQTMGIPLEATLSEYAPGQFEINLRYEAALAMADHTFLFRNMVKETARQLGYHVTFMAKPFADIAGSSFHLHVSLWKEGKNIFAFSEPRLTALPKELLHFLGGCQKYLNPAAAFFAPTINAYKRLRPGSYAPVNDSWSVDNRTVSLRLPPAHGNACRLEIRTPGADANPYLVIAAALAIGYLGMQEKTEPKAPVEGNAYALPSTLPRDLYAALDTLANCPELVNWLGEDFVHVYAAVKRAEWRKYIGTITEWEREKYFKLL